The stretch of DNA CAAGCAAGCTTTTACAAACGCGCCTTCAAGAAAGCTAAAGCCTTGGCATTTGCGTCACTTGCTGCCGTTTCATTAAAAGCAGGGTTGCTAGGATTTGCGAAGGCATGTTCAGCATCATATTGGTGAACTTCGATCTTTTTCCCAGTCGCCTTGGCCAAGTCTTCAAATTTACCTACGACTTCTGGGTTGATCCAGCCATCTTTCTCTGCAAAAATGCCCAACATCTCGGCCTTTAGTGGTGCCAATTCTTCTGCTTTTTGAACCGGCATGCCGTAATAAATAACACAGGCAACGCCTTGGTCAGCGGCCATGATCGAACTGCGTAAAGACCAACCTCCGCCAAAGCACCAGCCAATTGTCCCGATTTTAGCGGCTGCGCCCGCCTTGGCAATGGCGCCTTTAACGATAGCTTCTGCCCTTTCGGCTTTCACGGCTTGCATAAACTTACCCGCCTCGTCAGGGCTGGTAGCCACCTGGCCATCATACATATCCAAGGCCATCACATTAACATCACCCAATTCGGCAAATAAACGGTCGGCTTCTTCCTTGATGTGATCGTTGAGTCCCCACCATTCATGGATGACAAATAAGTACTTATTGGAAGCGGTGGTTGTCATCAAGGCATAAGCACTTCCCTCCGCTCCATCTGGTGTAGCAAAAGTGACCATTTGGCCTTGTGCCTGATGGTCATTTGCTTCAGGGGTATCGTGGGCATCCTTGAAGGCCTGGTCATCGGCGAATTGAGCCATACCCTCCGCTCCTTCTGATTGGTTTTTA from Saprospiraceae bacterium encodes:
- a CDS encoding dienelactone hydrolase family protein, which produces MFKKLIFFTLAIGLLASCGGNKNQSEGAEGMAQFADDQAFKDAHDTPEANDHQAQGQMVTFATPDGAEGSAYALMTTTASNKYLFVIHEWWGLNDHIKEEADRLFAELGDVNVMALDMYDGQVATSPDEAGKFMQAVKAERAEAIVKGAIAKAGAAAKIGTIGWCFGGGWSLRSSIMAADQGVACVIYYGMPVQKAEELAPLKAEMLGIFAEKDGWINPEVVGKFEDLAKATGKKIEVHQYDAEHAFANPSNPAFNETAASDANAKALAFLKARL